A genomic stretch from Vanrija pseudolonga chromosome 6, complete sequence includes:
- the SHE9 gene encoding Sensitive to high expression protein 9, mitochondrial: MALLVRHRSLLLGPRNLVTRCGLARQYSTLPTPPPPHSFPSSSSSDADPAKAPESPSLPSDPSPSPSPSELPLLSDVAIPLGDGSEPVTAASRPSTLDLSPDPSPNPSPNPSPDSSPDPSPPDNGTTTTPTGGSSSALDRLDPNGEYQARINEWKESLDKKSRELADNAYKGLTFLGLKVNEATGYREVELLKQAVKDREHDLSSRRQEARVAKKDYEEAVSTRATSQQSVNALLERKHSWSDSDVANFTSLVRSDHASRHAVTTTSEQLKKSEIDVDKAFTSLMQSILERYHEEQVWSDKIRSVSTWAGLIALAANLIVFVGAIAFVEPWKRRRLVGGLEERMSGMMSRVESEISHLSAAVAKLDPAATTGATAAAVATVSPTTESEVVAEAPQAAASQQTEESEVKPSPTPSEATTLSPIEQLSAAAPSSSKQSELLSWIVAQLGRISPPTVERDLGAAGVAGAVAGATVVGLVSIAVSAFRSR; this comes from the exons AtggccctcctcgtccggcACCGATCCCTCTTGCTCGGCCCCAGAAACCTTGTAACGCGCTGTGGCCTGGCTCGACAGTACTCGACCCTCCCtacccctcctcctccacatTCATTTCCAAGTTCGTCAAGTTCGGATGCAGACCCGGCAAAGGCACCAGAGTCTCCATCACTCCCATCAGACCCCAGTCCAAGTCCAAGTCCGTCCGAGCTTCCTCTGCTCAGCGATGTCGCAATCccactcggcgacggcagtgAGCCAGTGACTGCGGCCTCTCGGCCGAGCACTCTCGACTTGAGCCCCGACCCCAGCCCCAACCCAAGTCCCAACCCAAGTCCCGACTCCAGCCCCGACCCAAGCCCTCCTGACAATggcacgaccaccacccccactgGAGGAAGCTCATCGGccctcgaccgtctcgaccCCAACGGCGAATACCAGGCTCGAATCAACGAGTGGAAGGAGTCACTGGACAAGAAGAGCCGTGAACTGGCCGACAATGCATACAAGGGCCTGACTTTCCTTGGCCTCAAGGTCAACGAGGCGACAGGATaccgcgaggtcgagctgctAAAGCAGGCTGTCAAGgaccgag AACACGACCTCAGTTCCAGGCGCCAGGAGGCACGCGTCGCAAAGAAAGACTACGAGGAGGCCGTCTCCACCCGTGCGACATCACAGCAGAGCGTCAATGCTCTGCTCGAACGGAAGCACTCGTggagcgacagcgacgttGCCAACTTCACGTCGCTCGTCAGGTCCGACCATGCCTCGAGGCAtgcagtgacgacgacgtcggagCAGCTCAAAAAGTCCGagatcgacgtcgacaaggccTTCACCTCGCTCATGCAGTCAATTCTCGAGCGCTACCACGAAGAACAGGTCTGGAGCGACAAGATCCGCAGCGTGTCCACCTGGGCCGGCCtcatcgccctcgctgccaaCCTGATCGTCTTTGTTGGCGCGATCGCGTTTGTCGAGCCGTGGAAACGCCGCCGTCTCGTAGGGGGCTTGGAGGAGCGCATGTCGGGCATGATGTCGCGCGTCGAGAGCGAGATCAGCCATTTGTCTGCTGCTGTGGCGAAGCTGGATCCCGCGGCCACCACAggggccaccgccgccgccgttgcgaCTGTCTCCCCGACAACAGAGTCCGAAGTTGTTGCCGAGGCACCACAAGCAGCTGCGTCCCAGCAGACTGAAGAATCCGAGGTCAAGCCGTCGCCCACACCCAGCGAGGCCACGACCCTGTCGCCCATCGAACAGCtgtcggccgccgccccaagCTCGTCAAAACAGTCGGAGCTGCTCTCGTGGATTGTTGCCCAGCTGGGCCGCATTTCCCCACCGACGGTCGAACGCGACCTGGGAGCGGCGGGTGTCGCTGGAGCCGTGGCTGGAGCCACAGTGGTTGGGCTGGTCAGCATTGCCGTTTCAGCATTTAGGAGCCGTTAG
- the LYS4 gene encoding Homoaconitase, mitochondrial: MAILRLIGRPRLSLFNRTYATISNPQTLVEKIVQKYAVDLPQGTKVHSGDYVMIRPEHVMTHDNTGPVISKFKSLECSKLDNPRQPIFTLDHDVQNKSETNVKKYQRIEAFAKEHAVDFYPAGRGIGHQIVVEEGYAFPGKMVVASDSHSNHYGGVGCLGTAIVRTDAAGIWATGKFWWQIPRVVSVSLDGQLPSGVTGKDVIVALAGLFNQDQVLNAAIEFTGSGVEHLSIDERLTIANMTTEWGAVAGVFPVDGKLIDWYRGLIRKAELRGFTSPSSATTGAVGHPRLNDTRLSASLQEQLAADPGAHYAARLSLDLSTLVPHVSGPNSVKIATALPKLLDPPIKINKAYLVSCTNSRASDIASAAAVLRGKKVAPGVEFYIAAASSRVQEDAEAAGDWQALVEAGAKTLPAGCGPCIGLGVGLLEKGEVGISATNRNYKGRMGSPEAVAYLASPAVVAASAVNGYISGPDSLDLAALPQYETPKFSIVESPPQAAVSTSDPEPLLDGFPEYFEGPLVFAPQDNLTTDGMYPGKYTYQDDITPERQAEVVMENYDPSFASTVRSLRGSAPTPILLSGYNFGTGSSREQAATAIKHAGIPLVICGSFGDIFKRNSINNGLICVEAPSLVEDLTARFALDGQRGKGGLNGELTVIPEDWRIRVDTRRGGVTVTMGEEGEKFYPSGRVGRSVQELWVNGGLEGFIKASL; encoded by the exons ATGGCCATTCTTAGGTTGATCGgaaggccgaggctgtcgcTGTTCAACAGGACTTACGCCACAATCTCAAACCCCCAGACTTTGGTTGAGAAGATTGTTCAAAAGTATGCCGTCGACCTGCCTCAAGGGACCAAGGTTCACTCGGGCGACTATGTGATGATCCGCCCAGAACATGT TATGACCCACGATAACACCGGTCCGGTCATCTCCAAGTTCAAGTCGCTCGAGTGCTCCAAGCTAGACAACCCTCGCCAGCCCATCTTCACCCTCGACCACGATGTTCAGAACAAGTCCGAGACCAATGTCAAGAAGTACCAGCGCATTGAGGCTTTTGCCAaggagcacgccgtcgacttCTACCCCGCGGGACGTGGTATCGGCCACCAAattgtcgtcgaggagggatACGCATTCCCTGGCAAGATGGTCGTCGCCAGTGACAGCCACAGCAACCACTATGGCGGTGTCGGCTGTCTCGGTACTGCCATTGTCCGCACCGATGCGGC TGGCATCTGGGCAACTGGCAAGTTCTGGTGGCAGATTCCCCGCGTCGTCTCCGTGTCCCTCGACGGTCAGCTTCCATCAGGAGTCACTGGCAAGGATGTGATTGTCGCTCTTGCTGGACTGTTCAACCAGGACCAGGTTCTGAACGCTGCCATCGAATTCACTGGCTCGGGTGTTGAGCACCTGTCGATCGACGAGCGTCTCACTATCGCCAACATGACTACTGAGTGGGGAGCGGTTGCCGGCGTCTTCCCtgtcgacggcaagctcatcGACTGGTACCGTGGCCTTAtccgcaaggccgagctgcgtgGCTTCACTTCTCCCTCATCTGCGACCACCGGCGCTGTTGGTCACCCTCGTCTGAACGACACTCGACTGAGCGCAAGCCTCCAGGAGCAGCTTGCAGCTGATCCCGGAGCCCACTACGCGGCGAGGCTCTCTCTGGACCTTTCTACATTGGTCCCCCATGTCTCTGGCCCCAACTCGGTGAAGATTGCTACTGCCCTGCCCAAGTTGCTGGACCCTCCTATCAAGATTAACAAGGCTTACCTTGTCTCTTGCACCAACTCCCGTGCCTCGGACATCGCTTCGGCCGCTGCCGTTCTTCGTGGAAAGAAGGTTGCCCCTGGCGTCGAGTTTTacattgctgctgcttcgAGCCGCGTTcaggaggacgccgaggctgctggTGACTGGCAGGCGTTGGTTGAGGCTGGTGCCAAGACCCTCCCTGCCGGTTGCGGCCCCTGTATCGGTCTCGGTGTTGGCCTTTTGGAGAAGGGCGAAGTGGGCATCAGTGCGACAAACCGCAACTACAAGGGCCGTATGGGTAGCCCTGAGGCGGTTGCATACCTCGCatcgcccgccgtcgtcgctgcttcGGCCGTCAACGGTTACATTTCGGGACCCGACTCGCTTGACCTCGCTGCTCTTCCTCAATACGAGACCCCCAAGTTCTCGATTGTCGAGTCTCCTCCTCAGGCGGCTGTCTCCACGTCGGACCCCGAACCGCTCCTTGATGGCTTCCCCGAGTACTTCGAGGGACCTCTTGTGTTCGCCCCTCAGGACAACCTCACCACCGATGGCATGTACCCCGGCAAGTACACTTACCAGGACGACATCACCCCTGAGCGACAGGCTGAGGTCGTTATGGAAAACTATGACCCATCCTTTGCCTCCACCGTTCGCTCTCTTCGTGGGTCGGCACCTACCCCTATTCTCCTTTCGGGTTACAACTTCGGAACCGGCTCGTCCCGTGAGCAAGCAGCGACGGCCATTAAGCACGCTGGCATTCCTCTGGTTATCTGCGGCTCGTTTGGCGACATCTTTAAGCGCAACAGCATCAACAACGGTCTCATCTGTGTCGAGGCTCCttcgctcgtcgaggatctgACTGCCCGGTTTGCTCTTGACGGTCAACGTGGCAAGGGTGGTCTCAACGGAGAGCTCACTGTCATCCCCGAGGACTGGCGCATCCGTGTGGACACtcgccgtggcggcgtgACTGTTAccatgggcgaggagggcgagaagtTCTACCCCTCTGGCCGCGTGGGTCGTAGTGTTCAGGAGCTGTGGGTCAATGGAGGCCTGGAGGGCTTCATCAAGGCCTCGCTCTAA
- the trs31 gene encoding Transport protein particle subunit trs31 — protein MPPALPQPPASATGQGMYPYSANTSTSTVSQTPRSVRDSRASPHPAAAPAQHLQQPPVNEANILDRQLNRSRGAEVSLSAWSFLFAEIVAYSQSHVDSVADLEKRLTSLGYEAGQRVLSLLLLRNAQAAGMKDPRRENRLIPILQFVHTQVYKYCFGRPADGLERSVEGEDEYMITMNQPPLTQHISIPKDMSQLSCEAFTAGIVEGVLDGLDVPSRVTAHTVVTDQYPQRTVILVKLDARVMDREAGLSK, from the exons atgccgccAGCATTACCACAGCCACCAGCAAGCGCGACCGGGCAGGGGATGTACCCGTACAGCGCCaacacgtcgacgagcacggtgTCGCAGACGCCCCGTTCGGTGCGcgactcgcgcgcgtcgcctcacccggcagcagcaccagcgcaGCACCTGCAACAGCCGCCCGTGAACGAGGCCAACATCCTCGACCGGCAGTTGAACCGCTCGCGCGGGGCCGAGGTGTCGCTCTCGGCGTGGTCGTTCCTGTTTGCCGAGATTGTCGCCTACTCCCAGAGCCACGTGGACAGCGTTGCGGATCTCGAGAAGCG CCTCACAAGTCTGGGTTACGAGGCGGGCCAGCGTGTtctctcgctgctgctgttgagAAACGCCCAGGCTGCCGGGATGAAG GACCCGCGCCGCGAGAACCGGTTGATCCCCATCCTCCAGTTCGTGCACACCCAGGTGTACAAGTACTGCTTTGGACGGCCggccgacggcctcgagcgcagtgtcgagggcgaggatgaaT ACATGATCACGATGAACCAGCCACCATTGACGCAGCACATCTCCATCCCCAAGGACATGTCGCAGCTGAGCTGTGAGGCGTTCACTGCGGGCATTGTAgagggcgtgctcgacggaCTGGATGTG CCATCGCGCGTCACAGCACACACTGTCGTCACGGACCAGTATCCCCAGCGGACAgtcatcctcgtcaagcTGGACGCCCGGGTGATGGACCGTGAGGCAGGCCTGTCAAAGTAG
- the serC gene encoding Phosphoserine aminotransferase, with the protein MSLARDQIHNFAAGPSPLPQPVLEKAAVGLLNYDGTGIGVCELSHRGKEFKGIIEGAEANLRKLLEIPDNYAVLFSQGGGTTQFSSVFLNLLAYRRLKHASDANYAPPTIDYVVTGSWSSKAYQEAERLSIPPAPGAKPFAEPRIAATTKPAKFTTLPKADEYNFSPEAAYVYYCENETINGVEFPPAGSQSPYAFPFDRVPEGVPIVADYSSSFLSRPIPQIERHAIIYAGAQKNLGPPGVTIVIVRKDLLVDTTEAMKLGGVPAVPIQSEFKTLADNKSLYNTPPVFSIYVSALVLEYLLAERGGIAGIAETNSAKGDALYSALDEAEAKGKLRVVVKEKDARSLMNITFVIEGDREKEFLEGAEARGFRQLKGHRSVGGIRASLYNAVTLDSVKALAEYIKSF; encoded by the exons atgtccctCGCTCGTGACCAGATCCACAACTTCGCCGCTGGACccagccccctcccccagcctgtgctcgagaaggccgccgtcggTCTGCTCAACTACGACGGCACTGGCATTGGCGTCTGCGAGCTCAGCCATCGCGGCAAGGAGTTCAAGGGCATCATCGAGGGTGCCGAGG CCAACCtccgcaagctcctcgagatCCCCGACAACTACGCCGTCCTCTTCTCCCAGGGTGGAGGCACCACCCAGTTCTCGTCCGTcttcctcaacctcctcgcctACCGCCGCTTGAAgcacgccagcgacgccaaCTACGCTCCCCCTACCATTGACTACGTGGTCACCGGCTCGTGGTCCTCCAAGGCGTACCAGGAGGCTGAGCGTCTCTCGATCCCTCCCGCTCCCGGTGCTAAGCCCTTCGCCGAGCCCCGCATCGCTGCCACCACCAAGCCGGCCAAGTTCACCACCCTCCCCAAGGCTGACGAGTACAACTTCTCTCCCGAGGCCGCTTACGTCTACTACTGCGAGAATGAGACCATCAACGGTGTCGAGTTCCCTCCCGCCGGCTCTCAGTCGCCCTACGCCTTCCCCTTCGACCGCGTTCCCGAGGGTGTGCCCATCGTTGCCGACTACTCTTCGTCGTTCCTCTCGCGCCCTATCCCTCAGATTGAGCGCCACGCCATCATCTACGCTGGTGCTCAGAAGAACCTTGGCCCTCCTGGTGTCACCATTGTGATTGTCCGCAAGGACCTTCTCGTCGACACGACCGAGGCCATGAAGCTCGGCGGTGTCCCTGCTGTTCCTATCCAGAGCGAGTtcaagacgctcgccgacaacAAGAGCTTGTACAACACGCCCCCCGTCTTCTCCATCTACGTCTCGGCCCTTGTCCTCGAGTACCTCCTGGCCGAGCGCGGTGGCATCGCCGGCATCGCCGAGACGAACAGCGCCAAGGGCGACGCTCTCTACTCGGCTCTCGACGAGGCtgaggccaagggcaagctcCGTGTCGTtgtcaaggagaaggacgccCGCAGCTTGATGAACATCACGTTTGTGATTGAGGGCGACCGCGAGAAGGAGTTCCTTGAGGGAGCTGAGGCTCGTGGATTCCGCCAGCTCAAGGGCCACCGCTCTGTTGGAG GTATCCGCGCCTCATTGTACAACGCCGTTACTCTCGACTCTgtcaaggccctcgccgagtACATCAAGTCGTTCTAA
- the SPCC1620.13 gene encoding putative phosphatase, producing MITITIVRHGESTDNVRAVWAGWQDAPLSNHAKALGASLATTEISAIYASPLKRALWTAQQIEEQNETIPKPTLTESPLLREQHFGVAEGKPFGTENGRYTRMPGRDFKFPEGETLNDVRKRANEAIAAFVEPALKESQGQLPSSKHLVFVAHGIFNHEFISAIMARRPEGINAWEYRGMTNTGWTRLEVGYEGEVSGQATSPAIQPEYFNGLPPFNAKILVTDVTSHLDNVHRQKGGIGSAAHDQKQSDIRKFFSGAGDE from the exons ATGATCACCATCACCATT GTCCGCCACGGCGAATCAACTG ACAACGTCCGCGCCGTGTGGGCCGGCTGGCAGGACGCTCCGCTGTCAAATCATG CCAAGGCGCTGGGAGCGTCGCTGGCTACGACTGAGATCAGCGCAATCTACGCCTCTCCTCTGAAGCGCGCTCTCTGGACT GCCCAGCAGATTGAGGAGCAGAACGAGACCATCCCGAAGCCGACGCTCACCGAGTCCCCCTTGTTGAGGGAGCAGCACTTTGGCGTTG CCGAGGGCAAGCCTTTCGGAACAGAAAACGGCCGCTACACTCGCATGCCTGGGCGTGACTTCAAGTtccccgagggcgagaccCTCAACGACGTCCGCAAGCGTGCCAACGAGGC AATCGCCGCGTTTGTCGAGCCTGCTCTGAAGGAGAGCCAGGGACAGCTCCCGAGCTCGAAGCACCTCGTGTTTGTCGCCCACGGCATCTTCAACCACGAGTTCATCAGTGCCATCATGGCGCGTCGCCCCGAGGGCATCAACGCCTGGGAGTACCGAG GAATGACCAAC ACTGGTTGGACGCGCCTTGAAGTCGGCTACGAG GGAGAAGTCTCGGGACAAGCAACCTCGCCTGCGATCCAGCCCGAGTACTTCAACGGCCTGCCGCCGTTCAACGCCAAGATCCTCGTGACCGATGTTACCTCGCACCTGGATAACGTCCACCGTCAAAAGGGCGGCATTGGCTCTGCCGCGCACGACCAGAAGCAGAGCGATATCCGTAAATTCTTCAGCGGTGCTGGCGATGAGTGA
- the TTC1 gene encoding Tetratricopeptide repeat protein 1, protein MVDLTKQEEEAVSFDPKAFDPPAWATTGFHRYKGGSSSGGPGDSTRGDSGRGDHENTEDAEDGTEGLPDVGVETDAAGLVTFTAAELKKLLATATQLKETGNKHFTAKPQRLEAARESYLSALDSLPDCQQTPTPAPAPEASVEEVDDDAVVDVGRGDDDSERIAIEDGIRECTKAVWGNLGAVYVALDQHKEAVEACTKALEFDPHYVKVLQRRAAANEKLGSWSSLSSAQEDYTLLLTLLPKASGQRPAIQRTLASLPARITTQQEKEKDEMLAKLKELGNGILGRFGLSTDMFKMDQQAGGGFNLQFRN, encoded by the exons ATGGTTGACCTAACCAAACAGGAAGAGGAAGCCGTTTCCTTCGATCCCAAGGCCTTTGACCCGCCAGCATGGGCCACGACGGGCTTTCACCGCTACAAGGGCGGCAGTAGCAGCGGTGGTCCAGGCGACTCGACTCGCGGCGACTCTGGCCGCGGTGATCACGAGAAcaccgaggacgccgaggacggcaccGAGGGGCTCCCAGACGTGGGAGTGGAGACGGACGCTGCAGGGCTAGTCACGTTCACTGCCGCCGAGTTGAAG AAACTGCTGGCGACAGCAACACAGCTCAAAGAGACTGGCAACAAGCACTTCACCGCCAAGCCGCAGCGTCTGGAAGCTGCGCGTGAGTCGTATCTCTCAGCGCTGGACAGCCTACCCGACTGCCAGCAGACACCAACGCCAGCACCTGCACCCGAAGCCtctgtcgaggaggtggacgacgatGCAGTTGTCGACGTGGggcgtggcgacgacgacagcgagagAATAGCCATCGAGGACGGCATCCGCGAGTGCACCAAGGCGGTGTGGGGCAACCTCGGTGCCGTGTACGTTGCACTG GACCAGCACAAGGAGGCAGTCGAAGCGTGTACCAAGG CCCTCGAGTTTGACCCTCACTACGTCAAGGTGCTGCAGCGGAGGGCGGCTGCCAACGAGAAGCTTGGCTCGTGGTCGTCCCTCTCGTCGGCGCAGGAAG ACTACACGCTGCTCTTGACCCTTCTGCCCAAGGCGTCGGGACAGCGTCCTGCTATCCAGCGCACGCTCGCTTCCCTTCCTGCTCGCATCACCACTCagcaggagaaggagaaggacgagatgctcgccaagctcaaggagctggGTAACGGCATTCTCGGCCGCTTTGGCCTCAGCACCGACATGTTCAAGATGGATCAGCAAGCGGGCGGAGGCTTCAACCTCCAGTTCCGTAACTAG
- the prfA gene encoding Peptide chain release factor 1 yields the protein MVRSGPLPNLAGCSAARSLATSSRLCDAAKPAAPLTPYEKDNERVLAAVTTLAQRFNTASKAIAEASADDSVQAQVERAKLVKDLTPLVEAYNQYSDIRKAVVDLEPHLSDPDPDLRELFTLEREELLEKLDALISTMPELLLPPSSTGPLATVVSLNAGVGGSEASLFTEELARMYLRFAEKRGWKTEIISKTDGQAARGGAGLRDITVKFEPAPYAAEGDEVYGLLRWEKGVHRVQRVPVTEAGGRVHTSAVAVVVLPIYPDTGDTPLVDPKDVKLETMRSRGAGGQHVNKTESAIRLTHIPTGITVSMQDSRSQHQNRAWAWDVLRARLSERRHNEEVEARRAARQGQVKSADRSDKVRTYNFPQDRLTDHRIGFNLTGLREVLDGDGLDMVINALRNDLDSRRLEAILKGEEDFDE from the exons ATGGTCCGAAGCGGGCCATTGCCCAACCTCGCAGGCTGCTCGGCTGCTCGCTCTCTAGCGACATCGTCGCGCTTGTGTGACGCAGCCAAGCCTGCCGCTCCGTTGACTCCGTACGAGAAGGACAACGAGCGCGTGCTGGCAGCCGTCACAACGCTGGCCCAGCGGTTCAACACGGCAAGCAAGGCGATAGCAGAG GCTAGCGCAGATGATAGTGTTCAGGCTcaagtcgagcgagcgaaGCTGGTCAAAGATCTTACGCCTCTGGTCGAGGCGTATAACCAGTACTCTGATATCCGGAAA GCCGTGGTCGACCTTGAACCACATCTTTCCGACCCCGATCCCGATCTGCGGGAGCTCTTCACCCtagagcgcgaggagcttcTCGAGAAGCTGGACGCATTGATATCGACGATGCCCGAGCTCCTGTTACCGCCATCATCGACAGGCCCGCTGGCTACCGTCGTGTCGCTTAACGCCGGAGTGGGAGGATCCGAGGCGTCGCTCTTTACGGAGGAGCTCGCCAGGATGTACCTTCGATTTGCAGAGAAGCGAGGCTGGAAGACCGAGATCATCAGCAAGACGGACGGGCAGGCGGCCAGAGGCGGTGCGGGCTTGCGCGACATCACTGTCAAGTTTGAGCCGGCGCCGTACGCTGCCGAGGGAGACGAAGTCTACGGCTTGCTACGATGGGAGAAGGGTGTCCATCGTGTTCAGCGAGTGCCAGTGACGGAAGCCGGGGGGCGCGTGCACACCAGCGCAGTTGCTGTCGTG GTTCTGCCCATCTACCCCGACACTGGCGACACTCCCTTGGTCGACCCAAAAGACGTCAAGCTCGAAACCATGCGTTCGCGAGGGGCTGGTGGCCAGCATGTCAACAAGACCGAGTCGGCGATTCGGCTTACCCACATCCCGACCGGCATCACTGTGTCAATGCAAGACTCGCGGAGTCAGCACCAGAATCGCGCCTGGGCCTGGGATGTCCTGAGGGCCAGGCTTAGCGAGCGCAGACACAACGAGGAGGTTGAAGCGCGACGTGCAGCCCGCCAGGGCCAGGTCAAGAGCGCAGACCGGAGCGACAAGGTTCGCACCTACAACTTTCCCCAG GACCGCCTCACCGATCACCGCATCGGCTTTAATCTAACTGGCCTCAGAGAGGTCCTAGATGGCGATGGGCTTGACATGGTCATCAACGCCCTCCGCAACGACCTAGACAGCCGGCGACTAGAAGCTATCCTCAAGGGCGAAGAGGACTTTGACGAGTAG
- the ALG7 gene encoding UDP-N-acetylglucosamine--dolichyl-phosphate N-acetylglucosaminephosphotransferase, with amino-acid sequence MPPSKGHAQLGRPLPKLFIYTSIPIALTLIAHPLLPLFLPQDFLNKFPLPPQPTYPALQANVGFALLAFIGAVLSVPEVGEAFIAKGLKGWDQLKKGSNRNTGPWIPECLGLPCASLYLLLMMLFIPFPFSHIFQGTNGNGPGREAFPKGELTLYLSSLLSLLTATMLGFIDDLFDIRWRHKLPIPLIAAVPTLVVYYAEGGWTWVVLPESLGKLLSYLGFSGWEGTKSIDLGFLYYVYLALLPTFTTNSINIVAGVNGVEVTQAFIIALSVAFNDLLFLPIWPRWLLVLLGNVGNPDEGRMLSWAAGEVVKRHLMSLYFMVPLIGVCAGFLWHNWYPATAFPGDTFCYFTGMAFAAVAIQGHFSKTMILFFLPQIFNFILSCPQLFGLVECPRHRLPHFNPSTGLLTPSRVVFDKAPPFKTRITLEILELFGLTEIERTPVHEEPSKSGESKPKSGAKKPTRIVSASNLTILNYLLVVFGPMHEQTLCLALGAVQVASSVLAFGIRYGVGSLVYGGDRR; translated from the exons ATGCCACCATCAAAGGGGCACGCGCAGCTGGGGCGGCCACTGCCCAAACTCTTCATCTACACGTCGATTCCCATCGCCTTGACATTGATAGCACACCCGCTACTTCCGCTCTTTCTCCCGCAGGACTTCCTGAACAAGTTCCCGCTCCCCCCGCAGCCAACGTACCCCGCACTCCAGGCGAATGTCGGcttcgcgctgctcgcgttCATCGGTGCGGTCTTATCAGTTCCTGAAGTCGGTGAGGCCTTCATCGCCAAGGGCCTCAAAGGTTGGGATCAGCTCAAGAAGGGTAGCAACAGGAATACCGGGCCTTGGAT CCCAGAATGCCTCGGCCTGCCGTGCGCGTCTCTCTACTTGCTCCTGATGATGCTCTTCATTCCGTTCCCCTTCTCCCACATCTTCCAGGGCACAAATGGTAACGGGCCTGGACGTGAGGCATTCCCCAAGGGAGAG CTCACGCTCTACCTGTCGTCTCTTCTCTCGCTCCTGACGGCCACGATGCTCGGTTTCATTGATGATCTGTTCGACATTCGCTGGCGGCATAAGCTCCCGATCCCGCTCATTGCCGCTGTGCCTACCCTGGTCGTCTACTACGCTGAGGGAGGCTGGACCTGGGTCGTGCTTCCTGAAAGCCTCGGAAAGCTGCTTTCGTATCTGGGTTTCTCTGGATGGGAGGGCACCAAGTCCATTGATCTGG GCTTCCTCTACTACGTTTACTTGGCTCTCCTCCCAACCTTTACGACCAACTCCATCAACATTGTCGCGGGAGTcaatggcgtcgaggtcacgCAGGCCTTTATCATCGCCCTCTCAGTCGCCTTCAACGACCTTCTCTTCCTTCCCATCTGGCCACGCTGGCTCCTGGTTCTCCTGGGAAACGTTGGAAACCCAGATGAGGGACGAATGCTGTCTTGGGCAGCCGGCGAGGTGGTTAAGCGTCATCTGATGAGCCTTTACTTTATGGTGCCACTGATCGGTGTCTGCGCTGGTTTCCTCTGGCACAACTG GTATCCGGCTACTGCATTCCCTGGCGACACGTTCTGCTACTTCACCGGCATGGCATTCGCAGCTGTCGCTATCCAGGGCCACTTCTCCAAGACGATGATCTTGTTCTTCTTGCCCCAGATCTTCAACTTCATCTTGTCATGCCCCCAGCTGTTTGGACTAGTCGAGTGCCCCCGTCATAGGTTGCCACA CTTCAATCCCTCCACTGGCCTGCTCACGCCATCTCGCGTCGTCTTTGACAAGGCGCCACCATTCAAAACCCGGATCACTCTGGAGATCCTCGAGCTTTTCGGTTTGACAGAGATTGAGCGGACGCCAGTCCACGAGGAGCCCTCCAAGTCTGGCGAGTCGAAACCCAAATCGGGCGCCAAGAAGCCAACCAGGATCGTCTCCGCGAGCAACCTGACGATTCTCAACTACCTGCTGGTGGTTTTCGGGCCCATGCACGAGCAGACCCTCTGCCTCGCGCTTGGAGCTGTCCAGGTGGCGTCGAGTGTGCTCGCCTTTGGGATCCGGTACGGCGTGGGCTCGCTGGTGTACGGCGGAGACAGGAGATAG